In Candidatus Limnocylindrales bacterium, the sequence CAAGCAGGTCTGGGGTTGGGAGTTCTCTCGGTTTATGCCTTGTCTTTGGAATTGATGGGAGGAAAATTAGTCGCCTTGAATGCAGAAGGGTTTCCCCTTCAACGCTACTGGTACCTGGTTTATCTGGCCGAAAAACGACTATCTCCGGCAGCCCGTGCTTTTAAAGAATTTCTACAAACCCAGGCTGCCCGGGAATTATTACAAAGTCGGGCAAGACTATACCGGGCCTACCTGGAACCAAGGTCGGTAAAAAAATCCCTTCCTCTGAGTCGGCGGGAACAGGAGGTTGTTCAGGGGATCGCCGAAGGCTATACAGAACGGGAAATCGCAAAACGGTTAAGAATTAGCCCAAAGACCGTAACTACCTATCGCGCCCGGGTAATGAAGAAGCTTCATCTTTCCCACCGCTCCCAACTGGTCCAATATGCCCTTCAAACCGGACTGCTGGCCCCATCGTGGCAACCAAACGTTCTGGAACCTCCGGAACTCTCCCGAGGATAAGAGAAATCAGATTTATCCTCCTCCTGCCTTTAGAAGGAAACCGACCAGTTTATCCATCATTGCTTTTAAAGAATTGGGACATTATGGTCTCACTCCCTCCAAATTCGATAAGTTTAAAGAAAAGAAAGATTTAAAACAGTCCAGGATTTTAAACCTAAGACCTATCTGTCCCACTTCTCTCTAAGTTTTGAGACACTTTTATCCCATATCCCTTCGTCTGATACGTTCCTCAATCCTCTCCCTTCAAGGATATAAACTATTTATTTTCTTATAGTTAAGGTATTTTTAACAAAAATGACTTCTTCCCGGAAACCCTTGGAATGAAACTTGCCCCTGGCATATTTCATCGTGGCTCAGTTTCTTAGGGAATTCCTAACAACCTTTTTAAGGGGGGTGAATCCTATGGAAGGCAGGCGTATTATCATGGTGGGAATTGCTGGGGACAGTGCCTCTGGCAAGGCCACTTTCGGAGATGGAATTCAACAAATTCTGGGAAGTGAAAATGTCACCACCATTAGTTTAGATAATTACCATTCTATGGATCGGCTGGAGCGAAGGAAAAAGGGAGTGACCCCTTTAGATCCCCGTTGTAATCACATGCGCCTTATTGCAGAACATGCCAAGAAACTCAAACAAGGTGAATCCATTCAGCGGCCTACCTATAATCATCGTAATGGAACTTTTGGTCCACCTAAGGAGGTGATACCTAAATGTGTAGTTGTGATGACGGGGTTGCTTCCTTTCATGGAGGAAGAGATGCGATCCTTATTCGATTTCAAGGTCTTTTTGGACCCCCATGAAGAACTGAAGTTGAAATGGAAAATGGACCGGGATACGGCGAAACGAGGATACACAGCCCATCAACTTAATGCAGAAGTTCAGGCTCGAAAACGGGATTTTGAACGGTTTGTGAAGCCTCAAAAAAGCTATGCCGATTTAGTTATTCGATTTTATCCGGCCATGTCCCTTCTGGAACAGAGACCGGTCACCAATGCCATGGTGATTCAAAAACGAACCGTGCAGGGAGGTTCTGCTCAGAACCTGGCCTGGCTTTGTAATGAGATAAAAGGAATCGAGGTACATAACGATGTGGATCCCCTGGTTCTGGAAGTCTCTGAACAGGTAGAGGGGAGAGGAGTCCAGATGATCCAGGAACAGATCATCAACGGAACCGTCCTTCTGGATCATCCCCATGAATCAGACTGGTGGACTCAGGGAGAGGAGAAGACAGGGTTGCAAATGTGTCAGTTACTGGTTAGCTGGTTGATTCTGTCCCAGATTCCCGATTTTGATGAAGTAGCTTTGGACAGGTCCAAAAAATGGATTCCCAAAGAGCTGGTAGAAGTCAATTCTTAATAATCGGTTAATTCCTTACACTTCCTTGTCCGTTGTTTTTGAGCCATCCTCTCCGGCCATTAACCAGGGACAATGAAGGATTCAAGGGGGGTTGAAGATGGAAATTTATCTGGACACCGCAAACTTAAAAGAAATCCAGGAAGTTGCTGCCCTGGGAATTATCTCGGGAATTACTACCAATCCCACCCTGGTAGCCAAAGAAGGCAAAGGAGTGAATTTTGAGACCCGCATTAAAGAGATTGCCGAGATCATCCCGGGACCTATCAGTGCTGAGGTAGTGTCCACCGAAGCAACCGGGATGCTTCGGGAAGCTTATGCCATGGCCAAATGGTCTTCCCAGGTAGTTATTAAGATCCCCATGATTCCCGAGGGCCTTAAAGCAGTTAAAATTCTCTCCCAGGATGGGATTAAAACCAATATGACGTTGATTTTTTCCACCAATCAGGCGCTACTTGCTGCCCGAGCCGGTGCAACCTATGTCAGCTCTTTCATTGGTCGGATGGATGATATCTCCCATGATGGGATGAGGGTGATTCGAGAAATCCGGGAAGTCTGGAATCGTCACTCTATCCAGGCCCGGATTATTGCTGCCAGCATCCGCCATCCCATCCACCTGGTGGAAGCTGCCAGGGCCGGAGCCCATATTGCTACGGTACCTTATAAAATCCTTATGCAGGCCCTGAAACATCCTCTAACAGACATAGGGTTAGAGCGGTTTCTGGCCGACTGGAAATCGTTAACTTCCTAGAGGAATTTAAAAAGCAGGAATCAATTGAATATCTGGTCAAGCAAGGGGGTTTTGGGTTTACAGAAGAGATTACAGATCTTACACTTGCACTCCCCACTAAAAGTAGGGGTACGCAACGCCGTGCCCCTCTATAGAATTTAACCCAAGTTTATGGGTTTGTTTCCAGGATTAGGTTCTGCAACATTTTACTCAATTCCTCGATTTGATAGGGTTTAGTGATAACTCCTCTAAACCCATAGTGTTGGTATTCGGACATGACGGGATCGTTGGAATATCCGCTGGATACAATGGCTTTAATCCCGGGATCCAAATCGGTTAATCTTTTCATGGTTTCCTTACCTCCCATGCCCCCCGGTATTGTCAGATCCAGAATTACCACATGAAAGGGTCGGTCGGAGTCCTTAGCACGCCGATAAAGCTCTATGGCTTCAACGCCATCTCTGGCGGCTTCTACCTCATAACCCATCTGTTTTAACATTTGGCCGACTGCTTCTCGGATCATCTCTTCATCATCCATAATGAGAACCCTTCCTTTGCTTACTTTTATTTGATCCTTTAGGTCTTGTTTAATCTGATCTTCCTGGGTCAGGGTTTCTTTTTTAGATGCCGGGAGGTAAATATAAAAGGTAGTTCCTACACCTACTTTAGATTCTACCCCGATATAACCTGCATGTTTTTTGATAATGGAATAGGTAGTTGCAAGTCCCAATCCACTTCCTTTGGGTTTGGTTGTAAAGTAGGGATCAAAAATTTTAGGCAGGTGTTCCTCAGGAATACCTATCCCCTTATCTATTATGGATAACTTGATATACCTTCCGACTGGAAGGGGAAGGTCTTTACCCCTTTCTGAATCGATGATCTTATTTTCCGCCCGTATCTGAATCGTTCCGCCTCCTGGCATGGCTTGTTGAGCGTTGAGGACCAGGTTATGGATAACCTGGCTCATCTGACCTTCATCAACCTCGACGGGCCAGAGGTCTTCTGTTATGGAAAATTCACATCGGACATTAGATCCTCTTAAAGCAAAGTTAGCCGAGTCCTTTATCAATTCTACGATAGAAGCCGTTTTCTTAATGGGTGCCCCACCTTTGGAAAAGGTCAGTAATTGCTGGGTCAGGTCTTTCGCCCGTAAGGAAGCTTTTTCTGCTTCGATCAATCTTCTAAACAGGTCACTCTCCGGTTTTGTTTCCATCTTGGCCAGGGAAATATTCAACAAAATGGCCGTTAGAATGTTATTAAAATCATGGGCGATCCCTCCGGCAAGGATCCCGATCGATTCCAATTTTTGTGTCTTGAGGAGTTCTCCTTCCAATTTTCGTCGTTCGGTAATATCCCGAAAGACCAGCACTACGCCAATAATCTTACCATCTTTACCCCGGATCGGAGCCCCACTACTGGAAATAACTCTTTCCATTCCTCCCCGGGTGATAAGAGCGGTATGACTGGCAAGCCCAACAATCCCATTTGTTTTTAGCACCTTCGCCACGATATTCTCACAGCGTTCCCGGGTCCTTTCATAGACGATGTGGAAGACTTCATCCAGAGGCTTGCCTAAAGCTTCTTCTTGGGTCCAGCCGGTAAGCGCTTCTGCAACTTGATTGAGTAAAACTATTTTCCCTTCCGTATCGGTGGTAATGACGCCATCTCCAATGGAACGTAGGGTTACGGTCAGACGCTCTTTTTCTGCAGCCAGGACTTCTTCGGTCTTTTTGCGCTGGGTAATATCCCGAACCACCACGCATAAAACTTCCCTTTTATTATAGGAGATAAGATCGGCACTGGACTCTACATATACCAGGGATCCATCCTTACGACGGTAAAGCCGCTCTCCGGCGAAATAGTGTTTTTCAGCCAAAATATGCTGGATATTACGATCAATGCTTTCCCGGTCGTGCGCAATAAAATCATAAAGGGTAAGGTCAAGCATTTCCGCAGCGGTATATCCCAACAAATTTTGAAAGGCGGCATTAGATTCCAAAACGCGTTTAGTTTGAACGTCACAGAGCACGATCCCCTCTGTGATTTGTTCAACTACTGCACGATAGCGCTCTTCACTTTGACCGAGGGCCTCTTCAGCTCGCTTGCGTTCCATCAATTCCTGCTGCACGGCTGCATATAATCGAGCATTATCCACGGCAATGGAAGCTAACTCAGCGAATCGGCTCAAGATCATAATTTCATTATCTCCGAATTTCCGGCCCTCTTCCAGATAGGCAAGCCCTATGACCCCTATAACCTGGGAGCCAGATTTAAGGGGTATTCCCACCATGGCATGGAAAACATCAAGACGGGGATCCGGCAAGCGATGGGGCCAGGTTTGATAGTCCTCAACCATCACTATCTGGCCGGTTTGGAGAACTTTCCCGCCTAATCCTTCATCGGATTTCCGTCGCTGTCCGATGAACGGGCTAAAAGCTCCTATTCCTACCTTTCCCACCGTCTCGGTCTCTCCCGGCTCGATCAAACGGATAAATCCGTGGGAAGTACCAACCAAGGCCCCGGCCCGTACAACAATGGCCTGGAGTAAATCATCCAATTC encodes:
- a CDS encoding PAS domain S-box protein, with protein sequence MQDEDKTREQLISELRELRQRIKELEAAETHRTRVEEKLRQQNAHLTVLHETALALMNRLELTDLLETIVTRAGVLVGTSHGYIFLVEPGEAEMVGKVGVGACSEFIVSRLKPGEGLAGKVWQTGQPLGVEDYCTWSGRLPDSRLDIFHAAVAVPLKSGSKVRGVIGLTHLEKGRKFEDNEITVLCWLAQLASIALDNVHLYTLAQMELAERKQTEEILHEMNTVLENAVEGISRLDTQGRYVSVNKAYASITGYQPEEMIGLEWRKTVHPDDLEKMFDAHKIMLKEGKVKVEAKGLRKDGSVFYKELTLISNMDRNGQFKGHYCFMKDITQRKHVEEALRKAYDELELRVEERTAELSRANAILKEQIAERKRAEEKLRQQNEYLTALHETTLALMNRLELNDLLESIIARAAALIGTPQGFIALARPGEDKITIQVSVGVDHSKFLGYQLKPGEGVIGKVWQTGQPLAVNDYRNWPDRLSEPKFNIFRAALGVPLKSGSQVVGVIGLGHLEEGRQFGEDEITLLGRFAELASIALDNARLYTAVQQELAERKRVEETLRKQQEEQQIIFDSVPAMIWYKDKENRILRINKPAAESTGLPVKEIEGKSAYELYPEEATQYYKDDLEVLNSGRPKFGIIEQLQTASGEKRWLQTDKIPYRDEKGDIVGVIVFARDITERKQVEEKLRQQNEYLTALHETTLALMNRLELDDLLQAIVVRAGALVGTSHGFIRLIEPGETETVGKVGIGAFSPFIGQRRKSDEGLGGKVLQTGQIVMVEDYQTWPHRLPDPRLDVFHAMVGIPLKSGSQVIGVIGLAYLEEGRKFGDNEIMILSRFAELASIAVDNARLYAAVQQELMERKRAEEALGQSEERYRAVVEQITEGIVLCDVQTKRVLESNAAFQNLLGYTAAEMLDLTLYDFIAHDRESIDRNIQHILAEKHYFAGERLYRRKDGSLVYVESSADLISYNKREVLCVVVRDITQRKKTEEVLAAEKERLTVTLRSIGDGVITTDTEGKIVLLNQVAEALTGWTQEEALGKPLDEVFHIVYERTRERCENIVAKVLKTNGIVGLASHTALITRGGMERVISSSGAPIRGKDGKIIGVVLVFRDITERRKLEGELLKTQKLESIGILAGGIAHDFNNILTAILLNISLAKMETKPESDLFRRLIEAEKASLRAKDLTQQLLTFSKGGAPIKKTASIVELIKDSANFALRGSNVRCEFSITEDLWPVEVDEGQMSQVIHNLVLNAQQAMPGGGTIQIRAENKIIDSERGKDLPLPVGRYIKLSIIDKGIGIPEEHLPKIFDPYFTTKPKGSGLGLATTYSIIKKHAGYIGVESKVGVGTTFYIYLPASKKETLTQEDQIKQDLKDQIKVSKGRVLIMDDEEMIREAVGQMLKQMGYEVEAARDGVEAIELYRRAKDSDRPFHVVILDLTIPGGMGGKETMKRLTDLDPGIKAIVSSGYSNDPVMSEYQHYGFRGVITKPYQIEELSKMLQNLILETNP
- a CDS encoding phosphoribulokinase, encoding MEGRRIIMVGIAGDSASGKATFGDGIQQILGSENVTTISLDNYHSMDRLERRKKGVTPLDPRCNHMRLIAEHAKKLKQGESIQRPTYNHRNGTFGPPKEVIPKCVVVMTGLLPFMEEEMRSLFDFKVFLDPHEELKLKWKMDRDTAKRGYTAHQLNAEVQARKRDFERFVKPQKSYADLVIRFYPAMSLLEQRPVTNAMVIQKRTVQGGSAQNLAWLCNEIKGIEVHNDVDPLVLEVSEQVEGRGVQMIQEQIINGTVLLDHPHESDWWTQGEEKTGLQMCQLLVSWLILSQIPDFDEVALDRSKKWIPKELVEVNS
- the fsa gene encoding fructose-6-phosphate aldolase, giving the protein MEIYLDTANLKEIQEVAALGIISGITTNPTLVAKEGKGVNFETRIKEIAEIIPGPISAEVVSTEATGMLREAYAMAKWSSQVVIKIPMIPEGLKAVKILSQDGIKTNMTLIFSTNQALLAARAGATYVSSFIGRMDDISHDGMRVIREIREVWNRHSIQARIIAASIRHPIHLVEAARAGAHIATVPYKILMQALKHPLTDIGLERFLADWKSLTS